One window from the genome of Nicotiana sylvestris chromosome 9, ASM39365v2, whole genome shotgun sequence encodes:
- the LOC104213820 gene encoding NDR1/HIN1-like protein 13 translates to MATKPSGTTTTTTPTTNPTMKNQTYKPKVIPYRPNRRHNRRRHCNCRRCFCLCCFWSVLIIFSILVLAAIAGAIFYVLYHPQLPSFAISSLKISQFNLTTTSDDTTKLTTKFNITLSTKNKNKKLIYTYDPIVLTAESTNQIVLANGNFPGFISIPNNITNIHSTLSIVSQDLDVDSVSTLKSELKRKNGLPVKILLDTKMVVKMEKLKSKKVGIRITCDNIHGLIPKGKIPTVASIIDAKCKFDLRIKILRWTF, encoded by the coding sequence ATGGCAACCAAACCTAGTggcaccaccaccaccaccactccCACCACAAACCCCACCATGAAAAACCAAACATACAAGCCAAAAGTCATCCCTTACCGACCAAACCGCCGACACAACCGCCGTCGTCATTGCAACTGTCGTAGATGTTTCTGTTTATGTTGTTTCTGGTCTGTACTCATCATTTTCTCCATTCTTGTTCTTGCTGCTATTGCTGGTGCTATTTTTTACGTCCTTTACCACCCTCAACTTCCTTCGTTCGCCATTTCTTCTCTCAAAATCTCACAATTTAACCTCACTACAACTTCTGACGACACTACAAAACTCACCACTAAATTCAATATCACTCTCtctaccaaaaataaaaacaagaaacTTATTTACACTTATGATCCAATTGTTCTAACAGCAGAATCAACAAACCAAATTGTTCTAGCAAATGGAAATTTTCCAGGATTTATTAGTATACCAAATAATATTACTAATATACATTCAACATTGTCAATTGTATCACAAGATCTTGATGTGGATTCAGTTTCAACATTGAAGTCAGAGCTGAAGAGAAAAAATGGATTGCCAGTGAAGATTTTGTTGGATACAAAAATGGTTGTGAAAATGGAGAAATTGAAAAGTAAAAAAGTGGGAATTAGAATAACGTGTGATAATATACATGGACTAATTCCTAAAGGAAAAATTCCAACTGTGGCTTCAATTATTGATGCTAAATGTAAGTTTGATTTGAGAATTAAGATCTTGAGATGGACTTTCTAG